From Pigmentibacter ruber, a single genomic window includes:
- a CDS encoding HlyD family secretion protein: MKFSKKNIILFFVVIFTSILAVYFIYDNYIYLSTDNAQIEGHSTILSAKVGGYITKVNVIQGQKVKKGEILVEIDDRDYVNALKQAKYNLSSLSAKLRDAESIFKRTESLFNTGASTKQQYDTNFANVSDLRAQKESLETIISQAELNLECTKIIAPTNGIISKKSAEVGQLASLGTSLIGFVDTNERWVTANFKETEIEYLKLGQEVDIEVDAYTNKKYKGNVSSISSATGATFSLLPPDNATGNFTKVVQRVPVRINLNSLSENDIELLKNGLSAFVKLKKHRN; the protein is encoded by the coding sequence ATGAAATTTTCTAAAAAAAATATTATTTTATTTTTCGTAGTTATTTTTACTTCAATATTAGCTGTCTATTTTATATATGATAATTATATTTATTTATCCACAGATAATGCCCAAATTGAGGGACATTCGACAATATTATCAGCAAAAGTTGGTGGTTACATAACTAAAGTAAATGTCATACAAGGTCAAAAAGTAAAAAAAGGTGAAATCTTAGTTGAGATTGATGATAGAGATTATGTTAATGCATTGAAACAAGCAAAATATAATTTATCCTCACTATCTGCAAAATTAAGAGACGCTGAATCTATCTTTAAACGAACGGAAAGTCTTTTTAATACTGGAGCTTCTACAAAACAACAATATGATACAAATTTTGCTAATGTATCAGATTTACGCGCGCAAAAAGAAAGTTTAGAAACAATCATTTCTCAAGCTGAATTAAATTTAGAATGTACAAAAATTATAGCACCAACAAATGGAATTATATCAAAAAAATCTGCAGAAGTAGGGCAGTTAGCTTCGCTTGGTACGTCATTAATTGGATTTGTAGATACTAATGAAAGATGGGTCACAGCAAATTTTAAAGAAACAGAAATAGAATATTTAAAATTAGGGCAAGAAGTTGATATTGAGGTCGATGCTTATACAAATAAAAAGTATAAAGGAAATGTATCTTCAATTAGTTCTGCAACTGGTGCAACTTTTAGTTTACTTCCGCCAGACAATGCGACAGGAAATTTTACGAAAGTTGTGCAAAGAGTTCCTGTTAGAATAAATTTAAATTCATTGTCAGAAAATGATATTGAATTATTAAAAAATGGTTTATCAGCATTTGTAAAATTAAAAAAACACCGGAATTAA
- a CDS encoding DHA2 family efflux MFS transporter permease subunit has product MNANSKLIIFVAIMASLLEIIDTSIVNVAIPTMMGNLGATLEDVSMVITGYTVANAIVLPISAWFGERFGRRQYYLSCIFIFTLTSVACGLAPNLTSLIIFRILQGIAGGALLPTSQALIYEQFPPEKAGIAGAIFGMSVMIGPTLGPVMGGYLTDNYGWRSIFNINLPLGLLTLAIGFVCIKNRENQGNNKVRLDILGFILLVLGIGCLQFMLERGQADEWFDSKIILTCAIVSCISIISFIFWEFKVKNPILNLHLFKEPIVISGITLMACLGFYLYGIVFILPVFLNRAYNYDAVQVGAMFIPGSILTAFCMPFIGKQVQKISDPRRLIFIGLVFVELSLLMMTFFSSFTSKVSVLYMLFIRGIALAFLFVPINSTILSQFKGYELGQVSGFLNLFRQIGGSMGIALIDTMLARKLSINYNELLPSLSSLNINMTTELNGNIHGLATKFSNQVGLTDYMTASIASIYHRVQQQIFMLSFLQLVGIMMIIFSVSFIPLFLIKLKKKVVAVTDVH; this is encoded by the coding sequence ATGAATGCAAATTCAAAATTAATAATTTTTGTTGCAATCATGGCCTCATTGCTAGAAATTATTGATACATCAATTGTTAACGTTGCTATACCAACCATGATGGGAAATTTAGGTGCTACATTAGAAGATGTAAGTATGGTCATAACTGGCTATACTGTTGCAAATGCTATTGTTTTACCTATTTCTGCTTGGTTTGGTGAGCGCTTTGGAAGAAGGCAATACTATCTAAGTTGTATTTTTATTTTTACACTCACTTCTGTGGCTTGTGGACTAGCTCCTAATTTAACTTCCTTAATCATTTTTAGAATATTACAAGGAATTGCAGGAGGGGCTTTGTTGCCTACATCTCAAGCTTTGATTTATGAGCAATTTCCACCAGAAAAAGCAGGAATTGCAGGAGCGATATTTGGTATGAGTGTCATGATTGGTCCTACCTTAGGACCAGTAATGGGCGGATATCTTACGGATAATTATGGATGGCGTTCAATATTTAATATTAATTTACCTTTAGGTTTGTTGACGCTTGCAATTGGATTTGTTTGCATAAAAAATAGAGAAAATCAAGGTAACAATAAAGTTAGATTAGATATACTAGGATTTATTTTACTTGTTTTGGGAATTGGTTGTTTACAGTTTATGCTGGAAAGAGGTCAAGCTGATGAATGGTTTGATTCTAAAATAATATTAACCTGTGCGATTGTATCCTGTATTAGTATAATATCTTTTATTTTTTGGGAATTTAAAGTTAAAAATCCAATACTTAATCTTCATTTATTTAAAGAACCAATTGTCATTAGTGGTATTACTCTTATGGCATGTCTTGGATTTTACTTGTATGGAATTGTTTTTATTTTACCAGTATTTTTGAATAGAGCATATAATTATGATGCTGTACAAGTTGGCGCAATGTTCATCCCAGGATCAATATTAACGGCTTTTTGTATGCCATTTATAGGAAAACAAGTTCAAAAAATTTCAGATCCCCGTAGGTTAATTTTTATTGGTCTGGTATTTGTTGAACTTTCTTTATTGATGATGACGTTTTTTTCATCTTTTACCTCTAAAGTATCTGTTTTGTATATGTTATTTATTCGTGGAATTGCTTTAGCTTTTTTATTTGTGCCAATAAATTCCACAATATTAAGCCAATTTAAAGGATATGAGTTAGGACAAGTATCAGGCTTTTTAAATTTATTTAGGCAAATAGGTGGAAGTATGGGTATCGCACTGATTGATACTATGTTAGCAAGGAAGCTTAGTATTAATTATAATGAATTATTACCAAGTCTAAGTTCTTTAAATATAAATATGACAACTGAATTAAATGGAAATATCCATGGTCTTGCAACTAAATTTTCAAATCAAGTTGGTTTAACAGATTATATGACTGCTAGTATTGCAAGTATTTATCATAGAGTACAGCAGCAAAT